The following proteins are encoded in a genomic region of Dokdonia donghaensis DSW-1:
- a CDS encoding helix-turn-helix domain-containing protein: protein MKKRVFLLFLFYSIVTISGKAQDLPFLIDDKVPDSIRLQDYQTVRKKFFELTYKDPQVIDTLLLELYSKDLIIKATEKNDHLEVSTFYDTLSNYRENSLPTIDYVLEYTKTHNLDEFYIEALIRKALFFINTESNLEEAYSLAQEAYDKNQRFNNLVIAYTTKNIIALLLKDSGKTKEAIKIYLELEELYHTDVINEIFKFGTDRYIKEAHTEIQYSMALAYFKLHNYKKASEYINKVKEYSDISGNTEYVSAYLGLKGGILIRQGNYTEGLKFTNEYLDIAVNLDNDEFSHSYTMQGIAYRGLHQPDKALTSFLTADSLRDVAGSDYLFSDLKVTYDYLHNHYKQTGDVARQIEYLNKMIAYEEEYGKLSQNVGDQIIASYTLPELLSEKENAIKTLEEEKESRNIGIILIVILGLAAISFAIYQYRRRLKLKQRFINLRDTYSERITTEEKPEEATAVTRPVVQNHIEGALSHIKPAQLEKIQEGLDSFEKKALFTSHNVTLKSLAKQIGTNASYLSKYINVEKSENFSTYLNDLRINYVLKELYNNPKLKFYTVAAIAEEVGFSNVKSFSTHFKRVTGLSVSYFIKNLSSEPDSFSKEEKDGVINLSDRVNKAG, encoded by the coding sequence ATGAAGAAGCGCGTTTTTCTCCTCTTTTTATTTTATTCTATTGTAACTATTTCTGGTAAGGCTCAAGATTTACCCTTCCTAATAGATGATAAAGTCCCAGACTCTATACGACTACAAGATTATCAAACAGTAAGGAAAAAATTCTTTGAACTTACTTACAAAGACCCTCAAGTAATTGATACGCTATTATTAGAGTTGTACAGTAAAGATTTAATAATTAAAGCTACAGAGAAGAATGACCATCTAGAAGTCTCTACATTTTATGATACATTAAGTAATTATCGTGAAAATAGTTTACCTACTATTGATTATGTATTAGAATATACGAAAACACATAATCTTGACGAGTTCTATATTGAAGCGTTAATAAGAAAAGCTCTTTTTTTTATTAATACAGAGTCTAATTTAGAAGAAGCTTATAGTTTAGCTCAAGAAGCTTATGATAAGAATCAACGTTTTAATAATCTAGTTATAGCATATACTACAAAAAATATTATAGCTTTATTGTTAAAAGACAGTGGTAAAACTAAGGAGGCTATTAAAATATATTTAGAACTTGAAGAGTTATATCATACTGATGTAATTAATGAAATATTTAAGTTTGGGACAGATCGATATATTAAGGAAGCTCATACAGAGATACAGTATAGTATGGCTTTAGCATATTTTAAGCTTCATAATTATAAAAAAGCTTCTGAATATATAAACAAAGTAAAGGAGTATTCAGATATCTCTGGTAACACAGAATATGTTAGCGCATATTTAGGCCTCAAAGGTGGTATTTTAATTAGACAGGGAAACTATACAGAAGGTTTAAAGTTTACCAATGAATATTTAGACATAGCAGTTAATCTAGATAATGATGAGTTTTCTCACTCCTATACAATGCAAGGCATCGCCTATAGGGGTTTACATCAACCTGACAAGGCTTTAACTTCATTTCTCACAGCCGATAGTTTACGTGATGTTGCTGGATCAGATTATTTATTTTCAGATTTAAAAGTTACTTATGATTATCTACACAATCATTATAAACAAACAGGAGATGTAGCTAGACAAATTGAATATCTCAATAAGATGATTGCTTATGAAGAGGAGTATGGAAAACTTAGCCAGAATGTAGGTGATCAGATAATAGCGTCTTACACGTTACCAGAGTTACTGTCAGAAAAAGAAAACGCGATAAAGACATTAGAAGAAGAAAAAGAAAGTAGAAACATTGGTATAATTCTAATTGTAATATTGGGACTGGCAGCGATAAGCTTTGCGATTTACCAGTATAGAAGACGACTCAAGTTAAAGCAACGTTTTATAAACTTAAGAGATACTTATAGTGAACGCATAACCACTGAGGAAAAGCCAGAAGAAGCTACTGCAGTAACAAGGCCTGTCGTGCAAAATCATATAGAAGGCGCATTATCACATATTAAACCAGCCCAGCTTGAAAAGATACAAGAAGGCTTAGACAGTTTTGAGAAAAAGGCTCTTTTTACATCTCATAACGTGACACTCAAGAGCCTAGCCAAACAGATAGGGACAAACGCCTCTTACCTTTCGAAATATATTAATGTTGAAAAATCTGAGAATTTTTCTACTTACTTAAATGATTTGAGAATTAATTATGTCCTCAAAGAGCTTTACAACAATCCAAAATTAAAATTTTACACAGTCGCCGCTATAGCAGAGGAGGTAGGCTTTTCTAACGTAAAATCATTTTCAACACACTTTAAACGTGTCACTGGGCTTTCGGTCTCCTACTTTATAAAAAATCTTTCTAGTGAGCCAGACAGCTTTTCTAAGGAGGAGAAAGACGGCGTTATCAACCTTTCTGACCGTGTGAATAAAGCTGGTTAA
- a CDS encoding helix-turn-helix domain-containing protein, producing MVSSQDLPYITDQKVPDSIASIDYSILRKRFFKFAIEPPADVDSLTIELYAKFLIIEAQQKELKDDFAKFYSNLGTFRGDIASIDYALQHTDKHKSSELYEQILIEKAIHLYNDDQFQESYDIAQEALKFAEKSKNLSNEWSLKNLIAVLLIENNKEVEGIQVLKEIEKTYSTDKIKQIFPYSWEANNKEILASVQYCIAMAYFDINELDSATYYISKIKEYAKDANDNDYYLSYLGLQAGIYTKSHKYKEGLKLTNQYLAENLDGDPDALSHSYAFKGIAHKGLQQPEEALAAFLKTDSLHESGGADYFFQELKTTYDYLLIHYKNTGNSTKQIEYLNKMITYEEDFGSLSKTIGDGIVASYTIPQLLSEKEAVIQSLEGDKKQRTVGLIFFIGLGLLALFYALIQYRKRRILKQRFEKLRAIYSEWVVQETNPIKEAEPALPVVKAEQDGPLSHIKPAQLEKIQEGLDRFEKKALFTSHNVTLKSLAAQIGTNASYLSKYINVEKSDNFSTYLSDLRVNYVLKELYASHKLRSYTVAAIAEEIGFSNVKSFSTHFKRVTGLSVSYFIKNLEGIKETAVKKKDDNVIDFLERINKTG from the coding sequence TTGGTATCCAGCCAAGACCTACCCTATATCACAGATCAAAAAGTACCAGACTCTATAGCCTCTATAGATTACTCAATACTTAGAAAACGGTTTTTCAAATTTGCAATTGAGCCACCTGCAGATGTAGATTCACTCACTATAGAACTCTATGCTAAGTTTCTCATTATAGAAGCGCAGCAAAAAGAGTTAAAAGATGATTTTGCTAAATTTTATAGTAATCTAGGTACTTTTAGAGGAGACATTGCAAGTATAGATTATGCACTTCAACATACAGACAAACATAAATCATCTGAACTATATGAACAAATATTAATTGAAAAGGCTATTCATCTTTATAATGATGATCAATTTCAAGAATCTTATGACATAGCTCAAGAGGCCTTGAAATTTGCAGAAAAATCTAAAAACTTATCAAATGAGTGGTCTCTAAAAAATTTAATAGCAGTATTACTTATTGAAAATAATAAAGAGGTCGAAGGAATACAAGTTTTAAAAGAAATTGAAAAGACCTATAGTACTGATAAGATTAAACAAATATTTCCATATAGTTGGGAAGCTAACAATAAAGAAATATTGGCATCGGTGCAATATTGTATTGCTATGGCATATTTTGATATAAATGAATTAGATAGTGCCACATATTATATATCAAAGATTAAAGAATACGCAAAAGATGCTAATGATAATGACTATTATTTATCTTATTTAGGATTACAAGCAGGCATATATACAAAATCACATAAATATAAAGAGGGATTAAAGCTTACTAATCAATATTTGGCAGAAAATCTAGATGGAGATCCCGATGCTTTATCTCACTCTTATGCATTTAAAGGCATAGCTCACAAAGGACTACAGCAACCGGAAGAGGCGCTCGCGGCGTTTCTTAAGACTGATAGTTTACACGAGTCTGGTGGTGCAGATTATTTCTTTCAAGAACTTAAAACCACCTACGATTACCTCCTTATTCATTACAAAAACACGGGTAATAGCACAAAACAAATTGAGTACCTCAATAAAATGATAACCTATGAAGAGGATTTTGGATCACTTAGTAAAACCATAGGTGATGGTATTGTAGCATCTTATACAATCCCTCAATTACTCTCAGAAAAAGAAGCAGTTATACAAAGTCTTGAGGGTGATAAAAAACAGCGCACCGTTGGTCTTATTTTTTTTATAGGCCTAGGGTTACTTGCCCTATTTTATGCGCTTATTCAATATAGAAAGCGACGTATTTTAAAACAACGTTTTGAAAAATTGCGCGCCATATATAGTGAGTGGGTCGTACAAGAAACAAACCCTATAAAGGAAGCCGAACCAGCCTTACCTGTTGTAAAAGCTGAGCAAGACGGCCCTTTATCACACATAAAGCCAGCGCAGCTAGAAAAGATACAAGAAGGTCTAGACCGTTTTGAGAAAAAGGCCCTTTTTACTTCTCATAATGTGACGCTTAAGAGCCTTGCTGCACAAATAGGAACAAACGCCTCCTATCTTTCTAAATACATTAATGTAGAAAAATCTGATAATTTTTCTACCTACCTAAGTGATTTACGTGTTAATTATGTGCTTAAGGAGCTGTATGCTTCTCACAAACTACGTTCATATACCGTTGCCGCCATTGCAGAGGAGATAGGTTTTTCTAACGTAAAATCATTTTCTACACACTTTAAGCGTGTGACTGGACTCTCTGTATCTTATTTTATTAAGAATCTAGAGGGCATTAAAGAGACTGCTGTGAAGAAAAAGGATGATAATGTGATAGACTTTTTAGAGCGAATTAATAAAACGGGGTAA
- a CDS encoding bifunctional response regulator/alkaline phosphatase family protein yields the protein MSNIQILWVDDEIDLLKPHILFLEKKNYSVTTCDNGAEAVDMIDEQNFDIIFLDENMPGLTGLETLNEIKNKRENVPVVMITKSEEEYIMEEAIGSKIVDYLIKPVNPNQILLSLKKNLDHSRLISQKTTSSYQQEFRKIAMDLSMINSFEEWSELYQKLIYWEMELEGIEDSGMFEILESQKTEANNQFCKFIDKNYPDWFDGYDAPTMSHTLFKDKVQPHIKKGTPTLFVVIDNMRYDQWKAFEPHLAAHYKKVQEEPYYSILPTATQYARNAIFSGLMPEDMKKKHPNLWLDDTDEGGKNMHEAAFLEAQLKRLSLDVKWEYHKITNLKNGKKLADNFKSQKDNDLTVVVYNFVDMLSHSKTEMEVIKELASNDKAYRSLTESWFKNSPLLSMIQQAQELGMKLVLTTDHGTINVKNPSKVIGDKNTSLNLRYKTGRSLTYEDKDVLAAPDPRTIHLPSINMSSSYIFAKSDLFFAYPNNFNHYVSYYRNTYQHGGVSLEEMVIPFVVMEPK from the coding sequence ATGAGCAACATACAAATACTCTGGGTAGACGACGAAATAGATTTATTGAAACCACACATACTCTTTCTTGAAAAGAAAAACTATAGCGTGACCACCTGTGATAACGGTGCAGAGGCAGTAGATATGATAGATGAACAAAACTTTGACATCATATTTCTAGACGAAAATATGCCTGGCCTCACGGGGCTTGAGACGCTCAATGAGATAAAAAATAAAAGAGAAAATGTACCCGTCGTGATGATCACTAAGAGTGAGGAAGAGTACATTATGGAAGAAGCCATAGGCTCAAAAATAGTAGACTACCTTATAAAACCGGTAAACCCTAACCAGATCTTACTAAGCTTAAAGAAAAATCTTGACCATAGCCGTCTTATAAGCCAGAAAACAACATCCTCATACCAGCAAGAGTTTAGAAAAATTGCGATGGACCTCTCTATGATAAATAGTTTTGAGGAGTGGAGCGAACTGTACCAGAAACTCATTTACTGGGAAATGGAGCTAGAGGGCATAGAAGATAGCGGGATGTTTGAGATTCTAGAGTCTCAAAAAACAGAGGCAAATAACCAGTTTTGTAAATTTATAGATAAAAATTACCCAGACTGGTTTGACGGTTATGATGCTCCTACAATGTCGCACACCTTGTTTAAGGACAAGGTACAGCCTCATATTAAAAAGGGTACTCCTACCCTCTTTGTGGTGATAGATAATATGCGCTATGACCAGTGGAAGGCTTTTGAGCCACACCTTGCTGCCCATTATAAAAAAGTACAAGAAGAGCCTTACTACAGTATACTCCCTACCGCAACACAGTATGCTCGTAATGCCATATTTTCTGGGCTTATGCCAGAAGATATGAAAAAGAAACACCCCAATCTATGGCTAGATGATACAGATGAGGGAGGAAAAAATATGCACGAGGCGGCCTTTCTTGAGGCGCAACTTAAGAGATTAAGCCTAGATGTAAAGTGGGAATACCACAAAATCACTAATCTTAAAAATGGTAAAAAGCTAGCAGACAACTTTAAGTCTCAAAAGGATAATGACCTTACAGTGGTGGTCTATAACTTTGTAGATATGCTCTCCCACTCTAAAACCGAGATGGAGGTCATAAAAGAGCTTGCTAGTAATGATAAGGCATATCGCTCCCTTACAGAGAGCTGGTTTAAAAACTCACCGCTGCTCTCTATGATACAGCAAGCACAAGAGCTGGGTATGAAGCTGGTACTTACTACAGACCACGGTACTATAAATGTAAAAAATCCTTCTAAGGTAATAGGTGATAAAAACACGAGTCTTAACCTACGTTATAAAACTGGCCGTAGCCTTACCTATGAAGATAAAGATGTACTCGCAGCACCAGACCCGCGCACCATACACTTACCCTCTATAAATATGAGTAGCTCTTATATTTTTGCAAAGAGTGACCTCTTTTTTGCCTACCCAAATAACTTTAACCACTACGTGAGTTATTACAGAAATACCTACCAGCACGGCGGCGTGAGCCTTGAAGAAATGGTCATCCCATTTGTTGTAATGGAACCTAAATAG
- a CDS encoding HD domain-containing protein has protein sequence MQSSKVTIINDPIYGFITIPNGVLFDLIQHKYFQRLRRITQMGLSYLVYPGAHHTRFQHAIGCLGVMQKALKVLVDKGVVISEAEQEAVLIAILLHDIGHGPFSHAMEHSIVDGVSHEDISTLFMEALNEEFNGSLTLAIQIFEGSYHRSFLNQLVSGQLDMDRTDYLKRDSFYTGMAEGNINTERIVAMLNVKDDHLVVEEKGVYTVEKFLVARRLMYWQVYLHKTGIVAEQLLTRVLKRAKELSREGEILPSSKALQFFLQNQIDSDTIKKSLDTFAQLDDYDIISAMKEWCSHKDFVLSELSKSIINRDLLKVKIRKKPFAPAKLEKHRSALMKQYSISQEEANYFVITGTISNQAYNYKKGGINILMSNGKIVDVVKASDQLSLKSLTKEVVKNYLCYPKPKR, from the coding sequence TTGCAGTCTTCCAAAGTTACAATTATTAACGACCCTATTTATGGGTTTATTACCATACCAAATGGGGTGCTCTTTGATCTCATACAGCACAAATATTTTCAGCGACTGAGACGTATCACTCAGATGGGACTCTCTTATCTCGTATATCCTGGAGCGCATCACACCAGATTTCAGCACGCTATAGGCTGTCTGGGTGTAATGCAAAAAGCGCTCAAAGTCCTTGTAGACAAAGGTGTTGTCATATCTGAGGCAGAGCAAGAAGCTGTACTTATCGCCATCTTATTACACGATATAGGTCACGGTCCTTTTTCGCACGCGATGGAGCATAGCATTGTAGATGGGGTGAGTCACGAAGATATTTCTACCTTATTTATGGAGGCTCTCAATGAGGAGTTTAACGGAAGTTTAACGCTCGCCATACAGATTTTTGAAGGGTCATATCATCGCTCCTTTTTAAATCAGCTGGTTTCTGGGCAGCTAGATATGGATCGTACAGACTACCTCAAGCGCGATAGCTTTTATACGGGTATGGCAGAGGGTAATATTAATACAGAGCGCATAGTCGCGATGCTCAATGTAAAGGATGACCACCTAGTAGTAGAAGAAAAAGGTGTGTATACGGTAGAGAAGTTTCTCGTGGCGCGACGCCTTATGTACTGGCAAGTGTATTTGCATAAAACAGGTATTGTTGCAGAGCAATTGCTTACCAGGGTGCTTAAAAGAGCAAAAGAGCTCTCGCGAGAGGGTGAGATATTACCTTCTAGCAAGGCACTGCAGTTCTTTTTACAAAATCAAATAGATAGCGATACCATAAAAAAGAGCTTAGACACCTTTGCACAGCTTGATGATTATGACATTATTTCGGCAATGAAGGAGTGGTGCTCGCATAAGGACTTCGTGCTTTCTGAGCTGTCTAAGAGTATCATAAATAGAGACTTATTAAAAGTAAAAATACGTAAGAAGCCATTTGCTCCGGCAAAGCTGGAGAAGCATAGAAGCGCTCTTATGAAGCAGTATAGTATCTCTCAAGAAGAGGCAAATTACTTTGTAATTACGGGTACGATATCAAATCAAGCGTATAATTATAAAAAAGGGGGGATTAATATATTAATGAGTAATGGAAAGATTGTAGATGTTGTAAAGGCTAGTGACCAGCTTAGTTTAAAATCGCTTACTAAAGAAGTAGTTAAAAACTATCTGTGTTACCCAAAACCTAAACGTTAA
- the lpxD gene encoding UDP-3-O-(3-hydroxymyristoyl)glucosamine N-acyltransferase, whose translation MKFTATQIAGILEGTVEGNPEVEVSKLAKIEEGTPGSLTFLANPKYTSYIYSTEASIAIVGNDFVADQEVKPTLIRVEDAYKSFSKLLEYYNQVKLNKSGIEQPCFISDTASYGEGLYLGAFSYLGDNVRIGDNVKIYPNVYIGDNVTIGDNCVLFAGSKVYSDSVIGNTVYIHSGAIVGADGFGFTPNENGEYSKVPQTGNVIIEDHVDIGAGTTIDRATLGSTIIRKGVKLDNQIQIAHNVEIGAHTAIAAQTGIAGSTKIGKHCLIGGQVGISGHLTIGDKVRIQAQSGIGRNIKDGEVLQGSPSFNYADWNRSYVHFKNLPKIVQAVNKLEKQQNNG comes from the coding sequence ATGAAATTTACCGCAACCCAAATCGCAGGCATACTAGAAGGGACCGTAGAAGGTAACCCAGAAGTAGAGGTCTCTAAGCTAGCCAAAATAGAAGAAGGAACCCCTGGGTCTCTTACTTTTCTGGCAAACCCTAAGTATACATCATACATCTACTCAACAGAGGCAAGTATTGCCATTGTGGGTAATGATTTTGTGGCAGATCAAGAAGTCAAGCCTACGCTCATACGTGTAGAAGATGCTTACAAGTCTTTTTCAAAATTACTAGAATATTATAATCAAGTAAAACTTAATAAGTCCGGTATAGAGCAACCTTGCTTTATATCTGACACGGCTAGTTATGGTGAAGGGCTATATCTAGGTGCATTTTCTTACTTAGGTGATAACGTACGTATAGGTGATAATGTAAAGATTTATCCTAATGTATATATAGGTGATAATGTAACTATAGGTGATAACTGCGTGCTTTTTGCAGGGTCTAAGGTATACTCAGACAGTGTGATAGGTAATACTGTTTATATACACAGTGGTGCTATAGTGGGCGCAGATGGATTTGGCTTTACGCCAAATGAAAATGGGGAGTATAGCAAAGTACCACAAACAGGTAATGTAATTATAGAAGATCACGTAGATATAGGTGCCGGTACTACTATAGATCGTGCTACCCTAGGATCTACTATTATAAGAAAAGGAGTAAAACTAGATAACCAAATACAGATTGCGCATAACGTAGAGATAGGTGCACACACCGCTATTGCTGCTCAAACAGGAATTGCAGGTTCTACTAAGATAGGTAAGCACTGTCTTATAGGTGGGCAAGTAGGTATCTCTGGTCACCTTACTATAGGTGATAAAGTGCGCATACAAGCACAATCTGGTATAGGAAGAAATATAAAAGATGGTGAAGTGCTGCAAGGCTCTCCGTCATTTAACTACGCAGACTGGAACCGCTCTTATGTACATTTTAAAAATTTACCAAAAATTGTACAAGCGGTAAACAAACTAGAAAAACAACAAAACAATGGGTAA
- a CDS encoding bifunctional UDP-3-O-[3-hydroxymyristoyl] N-acetylglucosamine deacetylase/3-hydroxyacyl-ACP dehydratase, which produces MGNAKAQQRTIAKEVSLTGVGLHTGANVKMTFKPAPENHGYKFKRIDLEGEPILNADASLVTNTQRGTNLEKGGVAIQTTEHVLAACVGLEIDNLLIELDASEPPIMDGSSKFFVEALEEAGIQEQDAARDEYIVKEVITYRDEETGSEIILMPSDEYQVTTMVDFGTKVLGTQNASIEHISEFKEEISDSRTFSFLHEIEMLLEHGLIKGGDLNNAIVYVDKELSPSTMEKLRVAFNKDHISVKPNGILDNLTLHHANEAARHKLLDVIGDLALAGTRIRGKVIANKPGHFVNTQFAKKLQKIIKNERRNYVPDVDLHAAPVKDINQIMEMLPHRPPFLLVDKILELTEEHVIGIKNVTMNEPFFVGHFPGAPVMPGVLQIEAMAQTGGILVLSTVPDPENYLTYLLKIDNVRYKHQVVPGDTLIFKLDLMAPIRRGICQMQARAYANGKLVSEAEIMAQIVKVKNN; this is translated from the coding sequence ATGGGTAACGCTAAAGCACAACAACGTACGATAGCAAAAGAAGTAAGTCTTACAGGAGTAGGTTTACACACTGGTGCAAATGTAAAAATGACATTTAAGCCAGCGCCAGAAAATCACGGATATAAGTTTAAACGTATAGACCTTGAGGGGGAACCTATTCTCAATGCAGATGCCTCTCTCGTTACAAATACTCAAAGAGGTACAAACCTTGAAAAAGGTGGAGTGGCTATACAAACTACAGAGCACGTTCTTGCTGCTTGTGTAGGTCTAGAGATAGATAACCTGCTTATCGAGCTAGACGCATCTGAGCCGCCTATTATGGATGGATCGTCAAAGTTTTTTGTAGAAGCACTAGAAGAAGCAGGTATACAAGAGCAGGATGCAGCACGTGATGAGTATATAGTAAAGGAGGTCATCACTTATAGAGATGAAGAAACGGGAAGTGAGATTATCCTTATGCCATCAGACGAGTATCAGGTAACTACAATGGTAGACTTTGGTACAAAGGTGCTAGGTACACAAAATGCAAGTATAGAGCACATCTCAGAGTTTAAGGAAGAGATATCAGATAGTAGAACCTTTAGTTTTCTACACGAGATAGAGATGTTACTTGAGCACGGTCTTATAAAAGGAGGTGATCTTAACAATGCGATTGTATATGTAGATAAGGAATTATCACCTAGTACAATGGAAAAGTTGCGCGTAGCCTTTAATAAAGATCACATTTCGGTAAAACCTAACGGTATTTTAGACAACCTTACCTTGCATCACGCAAACGAGGCAGCACGTCATAAATTACTTGATGTAATAGGTGACCTTGCACTTGCAGGTACGCGTATACGTGGTAAAGTTATAGCAAATAAACCTGGGCATTTTGTAAACACACAGTTTGCAAAGAAGCTACAGAAAATTATAAAAAATGAGCGTCGTAACTATGTTCCAGATGTAGACTTACACGCAGCGCCAGTAAAGGATATTAATCAAATTATGGAGATGTTACCACACAGACCTCCATTCTTACTGGTAGATAAAATTCTAGAACTTACAGAAGAGCACGTAATAGGTATAAAAAATGTCACGATGAATGAACCATTCTTCGTAGGACATTTTCCTGGTGCACCTGTAATGCCAGGAGTACTTCAGATTGAGGCAATGGCACAAACGGGAGGTATACTTGTACTTAGTACAGTGCCAGATCCAGAAAACTATCTTACATATTTACTTAAAATAGATAACGTAAGATATAAACATCAAGTGGTGCCGGGTGATACGCTTATTTTTAAGCTAGACCTTATGGCGCCTATACGTAGAGGAATTTGCCAGATGCAAGCACGAGCTTATGCAAATGGAAAATTAGTGTCGGAGGCAGAAATAATGGCTCAGATCGTTAAAGTAAAAAATAACTAA
- the lpxA gene encoding acyl-ACP--UDP-N-acetylglucosamine O-acyltransferase yields MNQPLAYVHPGAKIAKNVVIEPFTTIHNNVVIGEGSWIGSNVTIMEGARIGKNVSIFPGAVISAVPQDKKFNDEDTVTIIGDNTTIRECVTINRGTSDRMKTQVGNNCWIMAYCHIAHDCIVGDNCIFSNNSTLAGHITVGDYVVLAGMAAIQQFCTIGSHAFVTGGSLVRKDVPPFVKAGREPLSYVGINSIGLRRRGFTTEKIREIQDIFRILYQKNYNNSQAVTIIEAEMEATQERDEILQFIKNSQRGIMKGYFSS; encoded by the coding sequence ATGAATCAGCCATTAGCATATGTGCACCCAGGTGCAAAAATTGCAAAGAATGTAGTGATAGAGCCTTTTACAACCATACATAATAATGTTGTAATAGGAGAGGGAAGCTGGATAGGTTCTAACGTAACTATTATGGAGGGAGCTCGTATAGGGAAGAACGTAAGTATCTTTCCTGGAGCAGTAATCTCTGCAGTACCACAAGATAAAAAGTTTAATGACGAAGATACCGTTACCATTATAGGTGATAACACCACGATACGTGAGTGTGTTACCATAAACCGCGGTACATCAGACCGTATGAAAACTCAAGTAGGTAATAACTGCTGGATTATGGCATACTGTCACATAGCACACGATTGTATCGTGGGCGATAACTGTATTTTTTCTAACAATAGTACACTAGCAGGACACATTACCGTAGGTGATTATGTGGTCCTTGCAGGTATGGCTGCCATACAGCAATTTTGTACCATAGGGAGTCACGCCTTTGTAACTGGTGGATCGCTAGTACGTAAGGATGTACCGCCATTTGTAAAAGCAGGTCGTGAGCCATTAAGTTATGTAGGTATAAACTCTATAGGACTACGTAGACGCGGTTTTACGACAGAAAAGATAAGAGAGATACAAGATATCTTCCGTATACTATACCAAAAGAATTATAACAACTCACAAGCGGTCACTATTATAGAAGCAGAGATGGAGGCAACTCAAGAGCGTGATGAGATCTTACAGTTTATAAAGAATTCTCAACGCGGTATTATGAAGGGGTATTTTAGCTCTTAA
- the efp gene encoding elongation factor P, translated as MATTSDIRNGLCLHYNNDIYKIVEFLHVKPGKGPAFVRTKMKSVTTGKVLDNTFSAGHKIEEVRVETHKFQFLYNDGEGYHFMNTEDYTQIALQETALDRSDLLKEGEVVTVLINSEDNSPLSVDMPASVILEVTHTEPGVKGNTATNATKPATVETGAEVNVPLFINEGDKIKIETVKGTYKERVKE; from the coding sequence ATGGCAACAACATCAGATATCCGTAACGGCCTTTGTTTACACTACAATAATGACATCTATAAAATTGTAGAATTCTTACACGTAAAACCTGGTAAAGGTCCAGCTTTTGTACGTACAAAAATGAAGAGTGTGACAACTGGAAAAGTGTTAGACAACACATTTTCGGCAGGACATAAAATTGAAGAAGTACGTGTAGAGACACACAAGTTTCAGTTTTTATACAATGATGGAGAAGGGTATCACTTTATGAATACCGAAGATTATACACAAATTGCTTTACAAGAAACAGCGCTAGATCGTTCTGATTTATTAAAAGAGGGTGAAGTAGTAACAGTACTTATTAACTCTGAAGATAACTCTCCACTATCTGTAGATATGCCAGCTTCTGTTATACTAGAAGTAACTCACACTGAGCCTGGAGTAAAAGGAAATACTGCTACAAATGCTACAAAACCTGCAACAGTAGAGACAGGTGCAGAGGTAAACGTACCTTTATTTATAAATGAAGGAGATAAGATCAAAATCGAGACTGTAAAAGGTACGTACAAGGAGCGTGTTAAAGAATAA